The window AAAGTACGAAGACGTCTACTTGAAAGATTATCGGACCGTTCCGGATGCCAAAGAAGGGATTGGCCAATATTTTACTCTTTACAACCAAGAGAGGCTGCATCAATCTTTGAATTATCAAACTCCGGCAGAAGTCTATTTTCAAAGAGCAGTTTTACTCTAACGAAAGATTTTGGGTTTATTTCTTTGACAATTTAAACGGAATTTAAGACCCCAAAGTGTAACATAAATAACCTAATTTTTTGTCTTGACAAAGGGGTCCACCTTAATCAAGGAAGTCCTAAGAACTTTTTGAAAAAGACGCGGTCATTAATCTGATTTTCTAACTCGGGATCAGAGGGGATGCGAAACCACTTTTGCAGTAATAATCCTTTTAGCAGCATTAAAGGGGGGTAAGCATCAGCGCCTTCTTTACTGGTTCCCGCCTGATAATGTCCCATCAATAAGGTTTCGATATGGGACCAGTCAATGATTTGATTAACTTTTTCCATCATTTTCAGACTGCGGTTATTTTCCATGGAGCTGGCAAGGGCGACTTCGGCGAAGCTGATGTTTTGGTCCAGGGTTTTATATCCCATATTCCCTCCATGAAATTTATTAAAGTGCTGAAGGGAATATGACAT is drawn from Deltaproteobacteria bacterium and contains these coding sequences:
- a CDS encoding transposase, with the translated sequence MGYKTLDQNISFAEVALASSMENNRSLKMMEKVNQIIDWSHIETLLMGHYQAGTSKEGADAYPPLMLLKGLLLQKWFRIPSDPELENQINDRVFFKKFLGLP